Proteins co-encoded in one Candidatus Thiodictyon syntrophicum genomic window:
- a CDS encoding SUMF1/EgtB/PvdO family nonheme iron enzyme — MTGRKIVSDPNIMKGEPIVAGTRITVRSILERQAAGESDAQIIEVYPILVPDDLRAAQRFAAEMLGAGPVRRVETPPPPVAPELPDIHGWPAAKVQELQRSVAQALGRPVVFRDPLNSPVKLPRSFFAGVLGKAAMVIDQGPEMVIIPAGRFLMGSPAGEAQRFDFEGPQHPVTISRPFAIGRYAVTFDDYDAFCAATGRDKGDEGWGRGRRPVVDVTWDDALAYCQWLFAQTGRPYRLPTEAEWEYACRAGTASPFHFGETLSTGQANYVDKTVPVGSLPPNPWGLCEMHGNVCEWCQDWWFGHYEAGPIADPGGPASGGCRVLRGGSWFYGARDLRSAYRSHFAPGLRHLFDGFRLALGPELRQARPAG; from the coding sequence ATGACTGGCCGGAAGATCGTATCTGACCCCAACATTATGAAAGGCGAGCCGATTGTCGCCGGGACGCGGATCACCGTGCGCTCGATCCTGGAGCGCCAGGCGGCCGGCGAGTCGGACGCGCAGATCATTGAGGTCTACCCGATCCTGGTGCCGGACGATCTGCGCGCCGCACAGCGATTCGCCGCGGAGATGCTGGGTGCGGGTCCGGTGCGGCGGGTGGAGACACCGCCCCCGCCGGTGGCGCCCGAGTTACCGGACATCCACGGCTGGCCCGCCGCCAAGGTCCAGGAGCTGCAACGGTCCGTCGCCCAGGCCCTGGGGCGGCCCGTCGTCTTCCGTGATCCCCTTAATTCGCCAGTGAAACTGCCACGAAGTTTCTTTGCCGGGGTCTTAGGAAAGGCCGCGATGGTGATCGACCAGGGTCCCGAGATGGTTATCATCCCCGCCGGCCGCTTCCTCATGGGTTCGCCGGCGGGGGAGGCGCAGCGCTTTGACTTTGAAGGCCCCCAGCATCCGGTGACCATCTCCCGCCCCTTTGCCATCGGGCGCTATGCCGTCACCTTCGACGATTACGACGCCTTTTGTGCCGCCACCGGGCGGGACAAGGGCGATGAGGGCTGGGGTCGCGGTCGCCGTCCCGTCGTCGATGTGACCTGGGACGACGCGCTGGCCTACTGCCAATGGCTGTTTGCGCAGACCGGTCGGCCCTATCGCTTGCCCACGGAGGCAGAGTGGGAATACGCCTGCCGGGCCGGGACTGCGTCCCCCTTCCACTTCGGCGAGACCCTCTCGACCGGCCAGGCCAACTACGTTGACAAGACAGTTCCGGTAGGCAGCCTCCCGCCTAACCCCTGGGGCCTGTGCGAGATGCACGGCAACGTCTGCGAGTGGTGTCAGGATTGGTGGTTTGGGCACTATGAGGCGGGGCCAATCGCCGACCCTGGCGGTCCTGCCTCAGGCGGGTGTCGTGTCCTGCGCGGCGGCAGTTGGTTCTACGGGGCGCGGGACCTGCGCTCCGCGTACCGCTCCCACTTCGCCCCCGGCCTCCGCCACCTCTTCGACGGTTTCCGGCTTGCCCTAGGTCCCGAGCTAAGGCAGGCCAGGCCAGCCGGCTAG
- a CDS encoding Rpn family recombination-promoting nuclease/putative transposase, which translates to MTRPRRLISFDWAMKRLLRSKAHFGILEGFLSELLREDIQILEVLEGESNKDTALDKQNRVDLKARNAGGEIILIEVQYQRQFDYLQRILHSTARTLVENLQEGQPYGEVVKVISVSILYFDLGQGEDYVYHGATRFIGMHRHDELQLSEAQQDLYRRQEPHALFPEYYLIKVNQFDDVARDSLDEWIYFLKHEEVPDGFRARGLQEAKEQLDILRLPEAERQAYERYQDDLHQQASMVQSSYGWGMHQGLKLGREEGREEGREEGQQQERLRIARSLLGLITDDRLLAEKTGLSEAQVKELREGN; encoded by the coding sequence ATGACCCGCCCCCGCCGCCTGATCAGCTTCGACTGGGCGATGAAGCGCCTCCTGCGCAGCAAGGCCCACTTCGGCATCCTTGAAGGGTTCTTGAGCGAGCTGCTGCGCGAGGACATTCAGATCCTCGAAGTCCTGGAGGGCGAAAGCAACAAGGATACGGCGCTCGACAAACAGAACCGGGTGGACCTGAAGGCGCGCAATGCCGGCGGCGAGATCATCCTCATTGAGGTGCAGTACCAGCGGCAGTTCGACTATTTGCAGCGGATTCTGCACAGTACGGCGCGCACCTTGGTGGAAAACCTCCAGGAGGGCCAGCCCTATGGCGAGGTCGTCAAGGTCATCTCGGTCAGTATTCTGTATTTCGACCTGGGGCAGGGCGAAGATTATGTCTATCACGGCGCCACCCGCTTTATCGGGATGCATCGCCACGATGAATTGCAACTGAGCGAGGCGCAGCAGGACCTTTACCGGCGCCAGGAACCCCATGCGCTGTTCCCGGAATACTATCTGATCAAGGTCAACCAGTTCGACGACGTGGCCCGCGACTCCCTGGACGAGTGGATCTATTTCCTCAAGCACGAGGAGGTGCCGGACGGCTTCCGGGCGCGGGGACTGCAAGAGGCCAAGGAGCAGTTGGATATCCTGCGGCTCCCGGAGGCCGAACGGCAGGCCTATGAGCGTTATCAGGACGATCTGCACCAGCAGGCGAGCATGGTGCAGTCATCCTATGGCTGGGGGATGCACCAGGGGCTGAAATTGGGGCGGGAGGAGGGCCGGGAGGAGGGCCGAGAGGAAGGGCAGCAGCAGGAGCGACTGCGCATTGCCCGCAGCCTCCTGGGGCTGATCACCGATGACCGGCTGCTGGCCGAGAAGACCGGCTTGAGCGAGGCGCAGGTCAAGGAGTTGCGGGAGGGGAATTGA
- a CDS encoding AAA family ATPase, whose product MIKELRVAQWKSFDHATLYIDPLTIVIGTNASGKSNLLEALSFLQRIASGIDVDQAIKGNDALSPLRGGAEWICRRPALEFTLEVLIGVSERQDLRYRIRVRTEGVTTETVDEELTEIAYASGAAAAAEKPLIWRQPTKAAVTAREQGITVGGYAIHAGSARPPTQLAILGRVSSILPVVDGLIREMEAADAARLVAQHLNQIFVFDPIPSQMRNYSALSERLMADGANLAGVVAALDPQRHTAVEQTLTRYLKTLPERDIKRVWAEPVGRLSTDAMLYCEEGWEGAASHEIDARGMSDGTLRYLAIVTAMLIRPPGSLLVIEDVDNGLHPSRAGLLIEMLRTLGKERGIDVIVTTHNPALLDAAGVRMLPFITVAHRDSVTGASRLTQLEDIKQLPKLMAGGALGQLATAGRIESAIEQGGD is encoded by the coding sequence ATGATCAAAGAACTTCGGGTCGCACAGTGGAAGAGTTTCGATCACGCGACCCTCTATATCGACCCGCTTACGATCGTCATCGGCACCAATGCCAGTGGTAAGTCCAATCTGTTGGAAGCGCTGTCGTTCCTGCAGCGGATCGCGTCGGGTATCGACGTCGATCAAGCGATCAAAGGCAACGATGCCCTGTCTCCGCTCCGGGGTGGAGCGGAGTGGATCTGCCGCAGGCCGGCGCTGGAGTTCACGCTGGAGGTGCTGATCGGCGTTTCCGAACGCCAGGACCTTCGTTATCGGATCAGGGTCCGAACGGAGGGCGTGACGACGGAAACGGTCGACGAGGAGCTGACCGAGATCGCGTATGCGTCGGGCGCGGCAGCGGCCGCCGAGAAGCCGCTGATTTGGCGGCAACCAACGAAAGCCGCAGTGACCGCGCGCGAGCAAGGGATTACCGTCGGAGGTTACGCGATCCACGCGGGTAGCGCTCGTCCACCGACGCAACTCGCTATTTTGGGCCGTGTCTCCAGTATCCTGCCAGTGGTGGACGGTTTGATCCGAGAAATGGAAGCGGCTGACGCGGCAAGGCTCGTTGCGCAACACTTGAATCAGATCTTCGTTTTCGATCCCATCCCAAGTCAGATGCGGAACTATTCGGCGTTGTCGGAGCGCTTGATGGCTGACGGTGCCAACCTCGCGGGTGTCGTCGCCGCCCTCGATCCGCAGCGCCATACCGCGGTTGAGCAAACCCTGACCCGCTATCTCAAGACCCTTCCAGAGCGGGATATCAAACGCGTCTGGGCCGAGCCCGTCGGCAGGCTCAGTACCGACGCCATGCTCTATTGCGAGGAAGGCTGGGAAGGCGCCGCCAGTCACGAAATCGATGCCCGCGGCATGTCCGACGGCACCCTGCGCTATCTTGCCATCGTCACGGCAATGTTGATCCGCCCCCCCGGCAGCCTGCTGGTCATCGAGGACGTGGACAACGGGCTTCACCCCTCCCGCGCCGGTCTCTTGATCGAGATGCTGCGGACCCTGGGCAAGGAGCGTGGCATCGACGTCATCGTCACGACCCACAACCCGGCGCTGTTGGACGCCGCCGGAGTCCGGATGTTGCCCTTCATCACCGTAGCCCACCGCGATAGCGTCACCGGGGCCAGCCGCCTGACTCAACTGGAAGATATCAAACAGTTGCCGAAACTAATGGCCGGGGGAGCGTTGGGCCAACTGGCCACGGCAGGGCGTATTGAATCGGCTATTGAACAGGGCGGTGATTGA
- a CDS encoding efflux RND transporter permease subunit, whose protein sequence is MNVSAWSIRHPVPAILLFGLLTIFGIMGFRALPIQNFPDVELPTITINASLEGSDPTQLETEVARKIEDQIASLGGIEHIRTTVADGSATIRVEFQIDKDTEVALNEVRNAVDSVRADLPQDMTDPIVSKVTTAGSPIATYTVASPRMDESALSWFVDNEVAKALLAVKGVGRVARVGGVDREVHVDLDSARMQSLGVTAEAISAQLKRVQQDASGGRGDIGGAVQSVRSLGAVDTVAGIAELTIPLPDGRRVRLQDLGTISDSFAERGSYALLDEAPVVAFEVTRIKGAGEVAVARAVKAALDHLGVLFPQVQIREAYNTVDPVYDNYLGSMELLYEGALLAILVVWWFLRDWRATLIAAVALPLSIIPTFAVMLVLGFSLNVLTLLALALVVGILVDDAIVEIENIVRHLRMGKPPFQAAMEAADEIGLAVIATTFTLVAVFLPTAFMGGVPGKFFVQFGITAAVAVVASLMVARLLTPMMAAYFLKPHPEGNTDSFIMTRYLAAAGWCLDHRKTTALVAIAFFVGSMQLIPLLPKGFVPAADRGLFSVKLELPPGSSLDDTRRAAQQARRLIAPVPEVTGIFTAVGSASGAGPMGDGAAKDVRLANLSLKLIYRHDRARTQPQIEREVRERLRVLPGTRVSIGAGQSGEKLQITLASDDPNALATAAQAVVRDLRTLQGIGNVTSGASLQRPEIQIRPDFARAADLGVTTSALAGAVRVATSGDFKVNLPKLNLPQRQIPIRVRLDRSLRTDLDAIAQLRVPATTGSVPLSAVAALALGSGSAQIDRVDRMRTVTIDVELGGRLFGSVLDEAEALPALQDLPPAVTRIAQGDAQRMNELFASFGTAMLIGVLCIYVVLVLLFHDFLQPVTILTALPLSLGGAFIALLLTHNSFSMPSIIGVLMLMGIVTKNSILLVEYAIVARRERGMERRPAILDACHKRARPIVMTTIAMGAGMLPVALGLGAEPSFRSPMAIAVIGGLITSTFLSLLVIPVVFTYVDDLLRLLRRLVPRGQRGRADEALPGQSPLPTALRMLGEQRPGVDAGT, encoded by the coding sequence ATGAACGTCTCCGCCTGGTCCATCCGTCACCCGGTCCCCGCCATCCTCCTGTTCGGGCTCCTGACGATCTTCGGGATCATGGGGTTCCGGGCCCTGCCGATTCAGAACTTCCCGGACGTCGAACTCCCCACCATCACCATCAACGCGAGCCTGGAGGGGTCGGACCCGACCCAACTGGAGACCGAGGTCGCGCGTAAGATCGAGGACCAGATCGCCTCGCTGGGCGGCATCGAGCATATCCGCACCACCGTTGCCGACGGCTCCGCCACCATCCGGGTCGAGTTCCAGATCGACAAGGACACCGAGGTGGCCCTGAACGAGGTGCGCAACGCGGTCGACAGTGTGCGCGCCGACCTGCCGCAGGACATGACGGACCCGATCGTCTCCAAGGTCACCACCGCCGGCTCGCCCATCGCGACCTATACCGTGGCCTCCCCGCGGATGGACGAGTCGGCCCTGTCCTGGTTCGTCGACAACGAGGTCGCCAAGGCGCTGCTGGCGGTCAAGGGAGTGGGCCGGGTGGCACGGGTGGGGGGCGTGGATCGGGAGGTCCATGTGGATCTCGACAGCGCCAGGATGCAGTCGCTGGGGGTGACGGCCGAGGCCATCTCCGCCCAGTTGAAGCGCGTCCAGCAGGACGCCTCCGGCGGGCGCGGGGACATCGGCGGGGCCGTGCAGTCGGTGCGCAGCTTAGGCGCCGTGGACACCGTGGCCGGGATCGCGGAGTTGACGATTCCGCTGCCGGACGGTCGCCGGGTGCGCCTGCAGGACTTGGGCACCATCAGCGACAGCTTTGCCGAGCGCGGCTCCTACGCCCTGCTGGACGAGGCCCCGGTGGTCGCCTTCGAGGTGACCCGGATCAAGGGGGCCGGCGAGGTGGCGGTCGCGCGGGCGGTCAAGGCGGCCCTGGATCACCTGGGCGTCCTGTTCCCCCAGGTACAGATCCGGGAGGCCTACAACACCGTCGACCCGGTGTATGACAACTACCTGGGGTCCATGGAACTGCTCTACGAGGGCGCGCTGCTGGCGATCCTGGTGGTCTGGTGGTTCCTGCGTGACTGGCGCGCCACCCTGATCGCGGCCGTCGCCCTGCCGCTCTCGATCATCCCTACGTTCGCCGTCATGCTGGTGCTGGGGTTCAGCCTGAACGTCCTGACCCTGCTCGCCCTGGCGCTGGTGGTCGGCATCCTGGTGGACGATGCCATCGTCGAGATCGAGAACATCGTGCGTCACCTGCGCATGGGCAAACCGCCCTTCCAGGCGGCGATGGAGGCGGCGGACGAGATCGGGCTTGCGGTCATCGCGACCACCTTCACCCTGGTCGCGGTCTTTCTGCCGACCGCCTTCATGGGCGGGGTGCCGGGCAAGTTCTTCGTCCAGTTCGGGATCACCGCCGCGGTGGCGGTGGTTGCCTCGCTCATGGTGGCGCGCCTGCTGACCCCCATGATGGCCGCCTATTTCCTGAAGCCCCATCCGGAGGGCAATACCGACAGCTTTATCATGACCCGCTATCTGGCCGCCGCCGGCTGGTGCCTGGACCATCGCAAGACGACCGCGCTGGTCGCCATCGCGTTCTTCGTCGGGTCCATGCAACTGATCCCGCTGCTGCCCAAGGGCTTCGTACCGGCGGCGGACCGCGGACTCTTCAGCGTCAAGCTGGAGTTGCCGCCCGGCAGTTCACTGGACGACACGCGACGCGCGGCGCAGCAGGCGCGGCGGCTGATCGCGCCCGTCCCGGAGGTCACCGGCATCTTCACAGCGGTGGGCAGCGCCTCCGGTGCCGGTCCGATGGGGGACGGCGCGGCCAAGGACGTGCGCCTGGCGAACCTGAGCCTGAAGCTCATCTATCGGCACGACCGCGCCCGTACCCAGCCGCAGATCGAGCGCGAGGTCCGCGAGCGCCTGCGGGTACTCCCCGGCACCCGGGTCTCCATCGGCGCCGGCCAGAGCGGGGAGAAGCTCCAGATTACGCTGGCGAGCGACGACCCCAACGCGCTCGCCACCGCCGCGCAGGCGGTGGTGCGGGACCTGCGTACCCTGCAGGGGATCGGCAACGTGACCTCCGGGGCCAGCCTGCAGCGCCCGGAGATCCAGATCCGGCCCGATTTCGCCCGCGCCGCGGACCTGGGTGTGACCACCTCCGCCCTGGCCGGCGCGGTGCGGGTCGCGACCTCCGGTGACTTCAAGGTCAACCTGCCCAAGCTCAACCTGCCGCAGCGCCAGATCCCCATCCGCGTGCGCCTGGACCGGTCGCTGCGTACGGACCTTGACGCCATCGCCCAGTTGCGCGTCCCGGCCACGACCGGTTCGGTGCCGCTCTCCGCGGTGGCGGCGCTCGCGCTCGGCAGCGGGTCGGCCCAGATCGACCGGGTGGACCGGATGCGGACCGTCACCATTGATGTGGAACTCGGCGGGCGCCTCTTCGGTTCAGTCCTGGACGAGGCCGAGGCCCTGCCCGCGCTCCAGGACCTGCCGCCCGCCGTGACCCGGATCGCGCAGGGCGACGCCCAGCGCATGAATGAGCTCTTCGCCTCCTTCGGCACCGCCATGCTGATCGGCGTGCTCTGTATCTATGTGGTGCTGGTCCTGCTCTTCCATGACTTCCTGCAACCCGTCACTATCCTGACCGCGCTCCCGCTCTCATTGGGCGGGGCCTTCATCGCCCTGCTGCTGACCCACAACAGCTTCTCCATGCCGTCCATCATTGGCGTCCTGATGCTGATGGGCATCGTCACCAAGAACTCCATCCTGTTGGTGGAATACGCCATCGTGGCGCGGCGCGAACGCGGGATGGAGCGCCGCCCCGCCATCCTGGACGCCTGCCACAAACGCGCCCGCCCCATCGTCATGACCACCATCGCCATGGGCGCCGGCATGTTGCCGGTGGCGCTCGGGCTCGGCGCCGAACCGAGCTTCCGCTCCCCGATGGCGATTGCAGTCATCGGCGGGCTCATTACCTCGACCTTCCTGAGCCTGCTGGTCATCCCGGTCGTCTTCACCTATGTCGATGACCTGCTGCGCCTGCTGCGGCGGCTGGTGCCGCGGGGGCAGCGGGGGCGGGCGGACGAGGCGCTGCCCGGCCAGTCCCCGCTCCCGACGGCCTTGCGGATGCTTGGCGAGCAGCGTCCCGGCGTGGATGCCGGAACCTAA
- a CDS encoding efflux RND transporter periplasmic adaptor subunit, with product MKAKTGLILLAVGAIGLLAALVSYGKVGADHAGAKAAPKPLPHPALAVTLVAPRTADWPRLIEASGGLFAWQEGVIAAETGGLRVVEVAVDVGDRVRHGQVLARLDQDTVKASLAQQEARVAQVRAALAEARANGDRARSVKDKGAMSEQQMTQYLIAEEAAKANLAAAEAALEMERIRLSQTRVLAVDDGVIAARAATLGTVVQAGTELFRIVRQGRVEWRAELTAQQLAQVRPGQEALIQLPGGETVTGKVRIAAPTLDANTRYGLVYVDLPAAGPARPGMFAQGTIRLGASPALTLPESAVVLRDGTSFVFEVLPDDRVAQRKVETGRRSAGQVEILSGLDAAARVVESGGAFLADGDLVRVESAAAPAGVEEKKVSRE from the coding sequence ATGAAGGCGAAGACCGGTTTGATCCTGCTCGCGGTGGGCGCCATCGGCCTGCTGGCCGCCCTGGTGTCCTACGGAAAGGTCGGGGCCGACCACGCGGGCGCCAAGGCCGCGCCCAAGCCGCTGCCCCATCCGGCCCTGGCCGTGACCTTGGTCGCGCCCCGCACCGCGGATTGGCCGCGACTGATCGAGGCGAGCGGCGGGCTCTTTGCCTGGCAGGAGGGCGTGATCGCCGCCGAGACCGGGGGCCTGCGCGTGGTGGAGGTGGCGGTGGACGTGGGCGACCGGGTCCGGCACGGTCAGGTGTTGGCGCGCCTGGATCAGGACACGGTGAAGGCGTCGCTGGCGCAACAGGAGGCGCGCGTGGCCCAGGTGCGGGCGGCGCTGGCGGAGGCGCGGGCCAATGGCGATCGGGCGCGCAGCGTCAAGGACAAGGGGGCCATGTCCGAGCAGCAGATGACCCAATACCTGATCGCGGAGGAGGCGGCCAAGGCCAACCTGGCGGCGGCGGAGGCGGCCCTCGAGATGGAGCGGATTCGCCTTAGTCAGACGCGCGTCCTGGCGGTGGACGACGGGGTCATCGCGGCCCGCGCCGCGACCCTGGGGACCGTGGTGCAGGCCGGGACCGAACTCTTCCGCATCGTCCGCCAGGGGCGGGTGGAGTGGCGCGCCGAGCTCACCGCTCAGCAACTCGCCCAGGTCCGTCCCGGCCAGGAGGCCCTGATCCAGTTGCCGGGCGGGGAGACTGTCACCGGCAAGGTGCGTATCGCCGCCCCCACCCTGGACGCCAATACCCGCTACGGCCTGGTCTATGTCGACCTGCCGGCCGCGGGTCCGGCGCGTCCCGGGATGTTCGCCCAGGGGACCATCCGGCTCGGGGCCAGCCCGGCCCTGACCCTGCCCGAATCCGCGGTGGTCCTGCGCGACGGCACGAGCTTTGTCTTCGAGGTCCTGCCCGACGACCGGGTCGCCCAGCGCAAGGTCGAAACCGGACGCCGCAGCGCCGGCCAGGTCGAGATCCTGTCCGGCCTGGACGCGGCGGCGCGGGTGGTGGAGAGCGGCGGGGCCTTCCTGGCCGATGGGGACCTAGTGCGGGTGGAGTCCGCTGCGGCGCCGGCGGGCGTCGAAGAGAAGAAGGTTAGCCGCGAATGA
- a CDS encoding CerR family C-terminal domain-containing protein, with protein MPPLEQALASRPLDPRTGETRRRIIETALKLFAEHGFRGVSVRDLSAAAQVNVAAVNYHFGSKQGLYHTIFATVLDEDEGCFARQIEEVTALLGRAGSDPVLLAAAVESLARGVLGRLSAFEHLRWFSVLVARELAFPGELFDLLYRRRVEPVLQLLAQVVGSAWGLAPASELVRLTANVLHGHMVSLAFTRPILGRQLGWDQATPERLDQLTGTVTDLICRAIGLTIPDRAGPPPGAPNCRADGLDRLRVPRRDTGVSL; from the coding sequence ATGCCCCCACTCGAACAGGCCCTCGCCAGTCGCCCCCTGGACCCGCGCACCGGCGAAACCCGCCGCCGCATCATCGAGACCGCGCTCAAGCTCTTCGCGGAGCACGGCTTCCGGGGTGTTTCGGTGCGCGACCTGAGCGCCGCGGCGCAGGTGAACGTCGCCGCCGTCAACTATCACTTCGGCAGCAAGCAGGGGCTCTATCACACCATCTTCGCCACCGTGCTGGACGAGGACGAGGGGTGTTTCGCGCGGCAGATCGAGGAGGTGACCGCCCTGCTGGGGCGCGCCGGGTCCGATCCGGTCCTGCTGGCGGCGGCGGTGGAGTCCTTGGCCCGCGGGGTCTTGGGGCGCCTCTCGGCCTTCGAGCACCTGCGCTGGTTCAGCGTCCTGGTGGCGCGGGAGCTTGCCTTTCCCGGCGAACTCTTCGACCTGCTCTACCGCCGTCGCGTCGAGCCGGTGCTGCAACTCCTGGCGCAGGTGGTGGGCTCCGCCTGGGGGCTGGCACCGGCGTCCGAGTTGGTCCGGCTCACGGCCAATGTGCTGCACGGACACATGGTGAGCCTGGCGTTCACGCGCCCCATCCTCGGGCGCCAATTGGGGTGGGACCAGGCGACGCCGGAGCGTCTGGACCAACTCACCGGCACTGTGACCGACCTCATCTGCCGCGCCATTGGCCTCACGATCCCCGACCGTGCCGGGCCGCCGCCCGGCGCCCCTAACTGCCGTGCTGACGGGCTGGACCGGTTGCGGGTCCCACGCCGCGACACTGGAGTATCCCTATGA
- a CDS encoding N-6 DNA methylase: MNSLDPRDGRCGIVVDEGLLFRTNEDAFIKTKRKLLDEFDLWCILSLPGGVFTQAGAGVKTNLLFFRSGRPSERIWYYDLSDIKVSKTRPLTRATFEHRPVPRLDSAGLPVTDDQGAAIEDDCGFLKLLATRADSPFSWTLDLAARRDQLKAQAQPYRDQAQVKRREAAPFGERLQQLKATARKDQDEAAITAAQARFGALTKEARTLEGKADDIENQLYDLKAVNPNRSDASDARTPDELLDFIEQKGREIAAVLAELRGP; this comes from the coding sequence ATGAACAGCCTGGACCCGCGGGACGGGCGCTGCGGCATCGTGGTCGACGAGGGACTGCTGTTCCGTACCAACGAGGACGCCTTCATCAAGACCAAGCGCAAGCTGCTCGATGAGTTCGACCTCTGGTGCATCCTGAGCCTGCCCGGCGGGGTCTTCACCCAGGCCGGCGCCGGGGTCAAGACCAATTTGCTATTCTTTCGGAGCGGGCGCCCGAGCGAGCGGATCTGGTACTACGACCTGTCGGATATCAAGGTGTCGAAGACCAGGCCCCTGACCCGGGCGACCTTCGAGCACCGGCCGGTGCCCCGCCTGGACAGCGCGGGGCTGCCGGTCACGGACGACCAGGGAGCGGCGATCGAGGACGATTGCGGCTTTCTGAAGCTGCTCGCAACCCGTGCCGACAGCCCCTTCAGTTGGACGCTCGATCTCGCCGCCCGGCGCGACCAGCTCAAGGCGCAGGCGCAGCCCTACCGCGACCAGGCACAGGTCAAACGACGCGAGGCGGCGCCGTTCGGTGAGCGCCTGCAACAGCTCAAGGCGACGGCGCGCAAGGACCAGGACGAGGCCGCCATCACCGCGGCGCAGGCGCGGTTTGGCGCCCTGACCAAGGAGGCACGCACCCTGGAGGGCAAGGCCGACGACATCGAGAACCAGCTCTACGACCTCAAGGCGGTCAATCCCAATCGGTCGGACGCCAGTGATGCGCGCACACCTGACGAGCTCTTGGATTTCATCGAACAGAAGGGGCGGGAGATCGCCGCGGTGCTGGCAGAACTGCGCGGCCCTTGA
- a CDS encoding N-6 DNA methylase, with amino-acid sequence MAKQAPNGKPLASRQSVDQAVKAICDIMRRGNVTSAVQYVPELTWILFLRVLDETEQREQRESAILGRSFLPSLTAPYRWRDWGAPDGTQRRALQDKPQGAFFAFVNQELLPHLKALETQPEASVRQKLISEIMRGVERTRIDTEKNFRDVLDKVHELRNERIDQTQVFALSQVYEGLLLKMGEKNNDGGQFFTPRVVVRVVIEVLDPQIGETVYDPGCGTGGFLAEAYQYMLRALDAGTGSPDEREQLKEQTF; translated from the coding sequence ATGGCCAAGCAGGCCCCCAACGGCAAGCCCCTGGCGAGCCGTCAATCAGTCGACCAAGCGGTCAAGGCCATCTGTGACATCATGCGCCGCGGCAATGTCACCAGCGCCGTGCAGTATGTCCCGGAACTGACCTGGATCCTGTTCCTGCGCGTCCTGGACGAGACCGAGCAGCGCGAGCAGCGCGAGAGCGCCATCCTCGGGCGCAGCTTCCTGCCGTCACTCACGGCGCCGTACCGCTGGCGCGATTGGGGCGCTCCGGACGGCACCCAGCGTCGCGCACTGCAGGACAAGCCACAAGGTGCCTTCTTTGCTTTCGTTAATCAGGAGCTTTTGCCGCACCTCAAGGCCCTCGAAACCCAACCCGAGGCCAGCGTGCGGCAAAAGCTGATCAGCGAGATCATGCGCGGTGTGGAACGCACCCGCATCGACACCGAGAAGAACTTCCGCGACGTGCTCGACAAGGTCCATGAACTGCGCAACGAGCGCATCGATCAGACCCAGGTCTTCGCCCTGTCACAGGTCTATGAGGGCCTGCTGCTCAAGATGGGGGAGAAGAACAACGACGGCGGTCAGTTCTTCACCCCGCGCGTGGTGGTGCGGGTGGTGATCGAAGTCCTGGACCCGCAAATCGGCGAGACCGTCTACGACCCCGGCTGCGGTACCGGCGGCTTTCTGGCGGAGGCCTATCAATACATGCTGCGCGCCTTGGATGCCGGCACCGGCAGCCCCGATGAGCGCGAGCAACTCAAGGAACAGACCTTCTGA